Proteins co-encoded in one Nicotiana sylvestris chromosome 7, ASM39365v2, whole genome shotgun sequence genomic window:
- the LOC138873508 gene encoding uncharacterized protein, translating to MLVYGTAAIIPAKLEIPSLRIIQEAELDNAEWVKSHYVQLALIDGKRMNVVFHSQLYQNRMYRAFNKRVKLRQITLGQLDKAKGKFCPNWQGPYMVHWVLTVGVLILEEMDGEVWPKPINSDAVKRYYV from the coding sequence atgctggtttatggtacagcgGCAATCATTCCCGCCAAgttagaaattccttccctaaggatcatacaagaagctgagctcgataacgcagaatgggtaaaaagtcattatgtgcaactagcccttatagacggaaagagaatgaatgtagtctTCCAtagtcaactctatcagaacagaatgtacagagccttcaacaaaagagtcaagctgagACAGATCACACTAGGGCAGTTGGATaaagccaaggggaaattctgtcccaactggcagggtccatacatggtccacTGGGTTCTGACAGTAGGAGTCCTCATACTTgaagaaatggacggagaagtctggccaaaaccaatcaattcagatgcagtcaagcgctactatgtgtaa